One window of the Canis aureus isolate CA01 chromosome 1, VMU_Caureus_v.1.0, whole genome shotgun sequence genome contains the following:
- the SDHAF1 gene encoding succinate dehydrogenase assembly factor 1, mitochondrial: MSRPSRLQRQVLSLYRELLRAGRGKPGAEARVRAEFRQHASLPRSDVLRIEYLYRRGRRQLQLLRSGHAKAMGAFVRPQGPPEESSGAGASGAQPDDGGGLRSPLDSMGSPETPPDGR; encoded by the coding sequence ATGAGCCGGCCCAGCCGCCTGCAGAGGCAAGTTTTGAGCTTGTACCGCGAGCTGCTGCGCGCTGGGCGGGGGAAGCCGGGCGCCGAGGCGCGAGTGCGGGCCGAGTTCCGGCAGCACGCCTCGTTGCCACGCTCCGACGTGCTGCGGATCGAGTACCTGTACCGCCGCGGGCGGCGCCAGCTGCAGCTGCTACGCTCGGGCCACGCCAAGGCCATGGGTGCCTTCGTGCGCCCGCAGGGGCCACCCGAGGAGTCCAGCGGCGCGGGGGCCTCGGGAGCCCAGCCTGACGATGGTGGTGGTCTGAGAAGCCCCCTCGACAGCATGGGGTCACCAGAGACCCCTCCCGATGGGCGGTGA
- the LOC144312279 gene encoding IgGFc-binding protein-like — MAALPPALLCLGALDFLWGPAVAFVDFQGRYFVTAFLENGGAEEPSFRLYVSPPPKGPPTAVQVRAQPVGGPPFRRALSLQPGATAWVRLPSAVELRGSRRAAGAAVRLAASRPVGVTVVNARGRTSLDTALALPRRLLGTRYVVVTPSLRPHDRHKEFAVVAGAWPTRLRLTPAVPILLDGVERAAGRPFLVRLEPFQALQVQSAGDLSGTRVVATHPVALLAGHSCLRARDKACGHVSEQLLPQDYWGRVYAIPPFAPAAPGPRDQVFVAADSPGSLSFWGGGANGARAVRPGAVLHFAVDPVRPLVLRSSARLQVLFLAAAAARGGVAYNPFFALLPPVDAFSRSFALTAQPGFSNVAVLLAREPTPVLLDRQPLPNLYWRLIPGGPEPRHGQHPGESRGPAQGFVWTEVAYGPEPGVVHLLETRGMPVGVLSFGTAPGAGFGTQAMGQPSEDILTKEDWNPSTESYPLLESSLMMLLQLPGSCKDHACSNGTMCHLVKHKPECVASTQATEIMFSPKTISLKDSKTASIFSSKTMAMTKPGSESTPEAEPGLVTVAINEHQPESMVLIKPESEPLAVKEPIPETLVVSEPAPASFTLTVPIAEPESEPKTVSNARSETISVVKLGLQVVAVTEPGLEAVTTMAKQEFETVSDSKMVSEAKSETEEVPTKGQESITGGTCWASGLPYIYTFDGYSFPVPGGCTYILSHCPQALPGGLPAFQLWIACSGERQPMHFVTMRIFGVTITALKHEFGFVQVNQQRLRLPATLQDGRLRLYFRSSELWAEVGLEQEPPALRLVYDWQHALSLQVSDGYRARVAGLCGNFNRDPADDVDGPDPRAFLRSWALQPPGAPCHALWAAPCAQPASPPATPGPCAVLAALNGPFSPCHNVLLPAPFETSCRAWICPFANYRAALCLTLRVYARTCQRLGVSMDSWRFQTGCPMRCPPNSHYSLCVNPCPAACPGVQEVVQLPTPCAEGCECDDGFFPAGRDCVPVDHCSCFHNGQYFPPGQTLLLKNCSSSCTCQLGEGVACVPFSCPMKEVCGITDGVLGCRLQATLAPALSSVASPLVSPPSPPLPSPSPQCPENSHFVPCGSACPATCANPSAPEHCSHPCAPTCQCLPGHLLLEGQCVPHAHCFCFLHQGRAFWTDNCTQQCHCPTLGVLASKLPQCWPDKCHGHCKASTGGWYHCLLAQPPPRPTVLEKSLVCIATGDFHFHTFGGTHYEFPGSCVYRLVGLCGTAHANLEPFSLDLTPLLRPRGWTKALTLLACGLRLDMSPKDLNRIQVDGILESLPFFHGRCLRAYYQGRQLCIDTAFGLSLTYDWDSLALVTLPRSYGPYLCGLCGQQGPSSPTVQVPDTWKVAEVPGCGPICGPLCPGPCPGARRTRFAGDEYCGLLAAADGPFSPCYTALDPLPFMDNCLDDACRHYGARHIVCRALAAFAVACQALGVHLRPWRTPDFCPLRCPPHSHYELCGPCCPATCAGRDSCAGRGARGSRCCEGCACDAGFVLSGAACVPLARCGCFRGGRYRAPGAAWYPGPGCARRCHCGAGGAVTCAPRPCGRGRVCGLRGGERRCLPEGRGACALAGPAHVLAFDGRVLPLPPLPRAPFRPERCEQVLARAASRGPCRFGVVVARDGAGPLSLHLNLSGHLLQLDRSRVGVITVDGEHCRLPWVLPGGKAWATLEGRHVVVHTACGLHLMYDWGSQVHLTVPSTFHGQLVGICGAFGGKDGPLDPPLDKRSWFKGLITNPCPLPQPNLDFTISCPTQPPQIYNAPKLCRLLQAPDGPFGRCLDHISPKPFLRICLQNICHTHGQHLGLCDALTAYTAACQEAGIPVKLWRGPKLCPLTCPPRSHYSICARTCDGGCVQPTSPAHCSTQCYEGCECDPGLIFDGRDCVSQDRCGCFYSGRYIPVGDALVLPGCQERCMCLRGQGLQCQPFSCPQGTGCILDGGVRCCEAGEGATCRLELGGLFTTFDGFSGLTPMPVMSSAYELATLVGSRPEDPDWFHVIVDFLPCPGCTALKPRVIVGFRDGCAAVGTNQEIWVNGRPARLPAQVCAGVVARWAEGSRVVIERPPTLRVLVGPEGAVALRASPALRGRLRAACGDYNGVAADDLMLPGRLRGASLIDVFQACRAPGFNNCAEKLVTPAVTQHFTGRRRPSERPHG; from the exons atggctgccctcccccctgccctgctGTGCCTGGGTGCCCTGGACTTCCTGTGGG GCCCTGCGGTTGCCTTTGTGGATTTCCAGGGTCGTTACTTCGTCACCGCCTTCTTGGAGAATGGGGGCGCGGAGGAGCCCAGCTTCCGCCTGTACGTGTCGCCCCCGCCCAAGGGGCCCCCGACGGCGGTGCAAGTGAGGGCGCAGCCGGTGGGGGGACCGCCTTTCCGGCGCGCGCTGAGCCTGCAGCCGGGCGCCACCGCGTGGGTGCGCCTGCCCAGCGCCGTGGAGCTGCGGGGctcgcggcgggcggcgggggccgccGTGCGCTTGGCCGCGTCGCGACCCGTGGGAGTGACGGTGGTGAACGCGCGTGGGCGCACCTCCTTGGACACCGCGCTAGCGCTGCCGCGCCGCCTGCTGGGCACTCGCTACGTGGTGGTGACGCCGTCGCTGCGGCCCCACGACCGGCACAAGGAGTTTGCGGTGGTGGCCGGCGCTTGGCCCACGCGCCTGCGCCTCACGCCTGCGGTGCCCATCCTGCTGGATGGCGTCGAGCGCGCTGCCGGCCGGCCCTTCCTCGTGCGCCTGGAGCCCTTCCAGGCGCTGCAGGTGCAGAGCGCAGGCGACCTGTCGGGCACCCGCGTCGTGGCCACTCATCCCGTCGCGCTGCTGGCTGGCCACAGTTGCCTGCGAGCGAGAGATAAGGCCTGTGGCCACGTGTCCGAACAACTGCTGCCCCAGGATTACTGGGGCCGCGTCTATGCCATACCGCCGTTCGCGCCCGCGGCTCCCGGACCCAGAGACCAGGTGTTTGTGGCGGCGGACAGCCCCGGCAGCCTGAGCTTCTGGGGGGGCGGCGCCAATGGGGCGCGGGCCGTGCGCCCCGGAGCCGTGCTGCACTTCGCGGTGGACCCAGTGCGCCCCCTGGTGCTGCGCTCCTCCGCCCGCCTGCAGGTGCTTTTCCTGGCTGCAGCCGCGGCCCGCGGGGGCGTCGCCTACAATCCCTTCTTCGCTCTCTTGCCCCCGGTGGACGCGTTCAGCCGCAGCTTTGCGCTCACTGCGCAGCCGGGCTTTTCCAACGTAGCGGTGCTGCTGGCGCGCGAGCCCACCCCGGTGCTCCTAGATCGGCAGCCGCTGCCCAACCTGTACTGGCGCCTGATTCCCGGCGGCCCAGAGCCGCGTCACGGGCAGCATCCTGGTGAGAGCCGGGGCCCCGCTCAGGGTTTCGTCTGGACCGAGGTGGCATATGGGCCTGAGCCCGGAGTGGTGCACTTGCTGGAGACTCGCGGGATGCCGGTGGGCGTGCTTAGCTTCGGCACCGCCCCTGGAGCGGGCTTCGGGACCCAGGCCATGGGGCAGCCGAGCGAGG ATATTCTGACTAAGGAAGATTGGAACCCTTCCACAGAATCCTATCCCCTGCTAGAGTCTTCCCTGATGATGCTACTCCAGCTCCCAGGATCCTGTAAAGACCATGCATGTTCCAATGGGACCATGTGTCACCTTGTGAAGCACAAACCTGAGTGTGTAGCCAGCACCCAGGCCACCGAGATCATGTTCAGTCCCAAGACAATCTCTCTCAAGGACTCCAAAACAGCATCCATCTTCAGCTCTAAAACCATGGCAATGACCAAACCAGGATCAGAGAGCACACCTGAAGCAGAACCAGGGCTTGTAACTGTGGCCATAAATGAACATCAGCCTGAATCTATGGTTTTGATTAAACCAGAATCTGAACCTCTGGCTGTAAAAGAACCAATTCCTGAAACCCTGGTCGTGTCTGAACCAGCACCTGCATCTTTCACCCTGACAGTACCCATAGCTGAACCTGAATCTGAACCCAAGACCGTGTCTAACGCTAGGTCAGAAACCATCTCAGTGGTCAAGCTGGGGCTCCAGGTGGTGGCAGTGACTGAACCAGGCTTGGAGGCTGTGACTACCATGGCAAAGCAAGAATTTGAAACTGTGTCTGACTCCAAAATGGTGTCTGAGGCCAAATCAGAGACAGAGGAGGTCCCTACTAAGGGTCAGGAGAGCATCACAGGAGGTACCTGCTGGGCTTCCGGGCTACCATACATCTACACTTTTGATGGCTACTCTTTCCCTGTGCCTGGGGGCTGTACCTACATTCTGAGCCATtgcccccaggccctccctggTGGCCTTCCTGCCTTCCAGCTATGGATTGCCTGCTCTGGAGAGAGGCAGCCTATGCACTTTGTCACAATGCGCATCTTTGGAGTCACCATCACTGCTCTCAAGCATGAGTTTGGCTTTGTCCAG GTGAACCAGCAGCGGCTTCGGCTGCCGGCGACGCTGCAGGACGGGAGGCTGCGGTTGTATTTCCGCAGCTCCGAACTGTGGGCAGAGGTAGGGCTGGAGCAGGAGCCGCCCGCGCTGCGCCTAGTGTACGACTGGCAGCACGCGCTGTCTCTGCAAGTGAGCGACGGCTACCGGGCGCGTGTGGCGGGCCTGTGCGGCAACTTCAACCGGGACCCGGCAGACGACGTGGACGGTCCCGACCCGCGCGCCTTCCTGCGCTCTTGGGCCCTGCAGCCGCCCGGTGCCCCGTGCCACGCCCTCTGGGCGGCTCCCTGCGCCCAGCCAGCGTCCCCACCAGCGACCCCGGGGCCCTGCGCCGTCCTGGCTGCTCTGAACGGGCCGTTTAGCCCCTGCCACAACGTGCTGCTGCCTGCGCCCTTCGAGACCAGCTGCAGGGCTTGGATCTGCCCCTTTGCCAACTACCGAGCCGCGCTTTGCTTGACCCTCCGGGTCTACGCGCGTACATGTCAGCGCCTGGGTGTCAGCATGGACTCCTGGAGATTCCAGACTGGCTGCC CCATGCGGTGCCCCCCCAACAGCCACTACAGCCTGTGTGTGAACCCCTGCCCTGCGGCCTGTCCTGGTGTTCAGGAGGTGGTGCAGCTCCCCACTCCCTGCGCCGAGGGCTGCGAGTGTGATGATGGATTCTTCCCGGCCGGGCGTGACTGCGTCCCTGTGGACCACTGTTCTTGCTTCCACAATGGCCAGTACTTCCCT CCTGGCCAGACTCTCCTCCTCAAGAACTGCTCCTCCTCCTGTACCTGCCAACTAGGGGAGGGTGTGGCCTGTGTCCCCTTCAGCTGCCCTATGAAGGAGGTCTGTGGCATCACAGATGGAGTCCTAGGCTGTCGATTGCAAG CCACCTTGGCCCCTGCCTTGAGCTCTGTGGCCTCACCACTGGTTTCTccaccttccccacccctccccagccccagcccccagtgCCCAGAAAATTCCCACTTTGTTCCATGTGGCTCTGCATGTCCAGCCACATGTGCCAACCCCTCAGCCCCAGAGCACTGTAGCCACCCCTGTGCTCCTACTTGCCAGTGCCTACCTGGCCACCTGCTGCTAGAGGGCCAGTGTGTGCCCCATGCCCACTGCTTCTGCTTCCTGCACCAAGGCCGTGCTTTCTGGACAGATAACTGTACTCAGCAATGCCACTGCCCAACCCTTGGGGTCCTGGCGAGCAAGCTTCCCCAGTGTTGGCCTGACAAGTGCCATGGTCACTGCAAGGCCTCCACGGGTGGTTGGTACCATTGCCTGTtagcccagcccccacccaggcccacTGTCCTGGAGAAGTCACTGGTCTGCATTGCAACTGGAGACTTCCACTTCCATACATTTGGAGGAACCCACTATGAATTCCCTGGCTCCTGTGTCTACCGCTTAGTGGGTCTCTGTGGCACAGCCCATGCCAACCTTGAGCCCTTCAGCCTGGATTTGACCCCACTGCTGCGGCCACGTGGCTGGACCAAGGCCCTGACCCTCTTAGCCTGTGGCCTGAGGCTGGACATGAGTCCAAAAGATCTCAACCGCATCCAG GTGGATGGAATTCTGGAATCCCTGCCCTTCTTTCATGGCCGCTGCCTCCGAGCCTACTACCAAGGCCGCCAGCTCTGCATAGACACGGCCTTCGGCCTCTCACTGACCTACGATTGGGACAGCCTGGCTCTTGTAACACTGCCCAGGTCCTACGGACCCTACTTGTGTGGACTCTGTGGCCAACAGGGCCCGAGCAGCCCCACCGTGCAGGTGCCCGACACCTGGAAGGTGGCAGAAGTGCCGGGCTGTGGTCCAATCTGCGGCCCCCTTTGTCCCGGCCCGTGCCCCGGGGCCAGGCGCACTCGATTCGCTGGAGACGAGTACTGCGGCCTGCTGGCGGCGGCCGACGGCCCCTTCAGCCCATGCTACACCGCGCTGGACCCGCTCCCGTTTATGGACAACTGCCTGGACGACGCGTGCCGCCACTACGGCGCTCGTCACATCGTCTGCCGAGCCCTGGCCGCCTTCGCTGTCGCCTGTCAGGCTCTGGGCGTGCACCTGCGCCCCTGGAGGACGCCTGACTTCTGTC CTTTGCGGTGTCCGCCGCACTCGCACTACGAGCTGTGCGGCCCGTGCTGCCCAGCCACGTGCGCGGGCAGAGACAGCTGCGCCGGCCGAGGCGCCCGGGGCAGCCGCTGCTGTGAGGGCTGCGCGTGCGACGCGGGCTTCGTGCTGAGCGGCGCCGCCTGCGTGCCCCTGGCCCGGTGCGGCTGCTTCCGCGGCGGCCGCTACCGAGCTCCGGGGGCCGCGTGGTACCCGGGGCCCGGCTGCGCTCGCCGCTGCCActgcggcgcggggggcgcggtgACGTGCGCGCCGCGGCCGTGCGGGCGCGGGCGGGTGTGCGGCCTGCGCGGGGGCGAGCGCCGCTGCCTGCCCGAGGGCCGAGGCGCCTGCGCACTCGCCGGGCCCGCGCACGTGCTCGCCTTCGACGGCCGCGTGCTGCCGCTGCCCCCGCTCCCGCGCGCGCCCTTCCGGCCGGAGCGCTGCGAGCAGGTGCTGGCGCGCGCTGCGAGCCGGGGGCCCTGTCGCTTCGGCGTAGTGGTGGCCCGCGACGGGGCCGGGCCGCTCAGTCTGCACCTCAACCTCTCCGGGCACCTCCTGCAGCTAGACCGCTCCCGCGTGGGCGTCATCACG GTGGATGGTGAACACTGCCGGCTGCCCTGGGTACTGCCAGGGGGCAAGGCCTGGGCCACATTGGAGGGCCGCCATGTGGTGGTACACACAGCCTGCGGACTACATCTTATGTATGACTGGGGCAGCCAGGTGCACCTAACTGTGCCTTCCACCTTCCATGGCCAGCTGGTGGGGATCTGTGGGGCCTTTGGTGGCAAAGATGGCCCCCTTGACCCCCCTCTAGACAAAAGATCTTGGTTCAAGGGCCTCATCACTAacccctgcccactgccccagCCCAATCTTGACTTTACCATCAGCTGCCCCACGCAACCTCCGCAGATCTACAATGCCCCCAAACTGTGTAGACTTCTACAGGCACCAGATGGTCCCTTTGGCCGCTGCCTGGACCATATCagccctaagcctttcctcaggATATGTCTGCAAAATATATGTCATACCCATGGCCAGCACCTGGGTCTCTGTGATGCCCTCACAGCCTATACTGCAGCCTGTCAGGAAGCTGGCATCCCTGTGAAGCTCTGGAGGGGCCCCAAGCTTTGCC CCCTGACTTGTCCACCCCGAAGCCACTACAGCATCTGTGCACGGACCTGCGATGGGGGCTGTGTCCAGCCTACCAGCCCCGCTCACTGTTCTACCCAGTGCTATGAGGGTTGTGAGTGTGACCCTGGACTCATTTTTGATGGCAGAGACTGTGTGTCTCAGGACCGCTGTGGCTGCTTTTACAGTGGACGCTACATCCCT GTTGGGGATGCACTGGTCCTGCCTGGCTGCCAGGAACGCTGTATGTGCTTGCGTGGTCAAGGCCTCCAGTGCCAGCCCTTTTCCTgcccacagggcacaggctgCATTCTGGATGGCGGTGTGCGGTGCTGTGAGGCTGGGGAGGGTGCTACATGCCGCCTAGAGCTGGGGGGCCTCTTTACCACCTTTGATGGCTTCAGTGGGCTCACACCCATGCCTGTTATGTCCTCTGCCTATGAGCTAGCCACATTGGTGGGTTCCAGGCCTGAGGATCCTGACTGGTTCCATGTCATTGTTGACTTCCTGCCCTGTCCTGGCTGTACTGCTCTCAAACCACGAGTGATTGTTGGCTTCAGGGATGGCTGTGCAGCTGTGGGAACCAATCAGGAAATATGG GTGAACGGGCGACCCGCGCGGCTCCCAGCCCAAGTGTGCGCGGGCGTGGTCGCACGCTGGGCTGAGGGCTCCCGGGTTGTCATCGAGCGGCCCCCCACGCTGCGGGTGCTGGTGGGGCCCGAGGGTGCCGTGGCCTTACGGGCCTCTCCCGCGCTGCGAGGACGCCTCCGGGCGGCCTGCGGGGACTACAACGGAGTTGCAGCCGACGACCTGATGCTCCCAGGACGACTCCGGGGTGCCAGCCTAATCGACGTGTTCCAGGCGTGCCGGGCTCCGGGCTTCAACAACTG CGCCGAGAAGCTGGTTACTCCAGCCGTGACCCAACACTTCACCGGCCGACGCCGTCCCTCTGAACGTCCCCATGGCTAG
- the LOC144286870 gene encoding IgGFc-binding protein-like: protein MYLLSGLPSPALVPQELTDFRVLLGTGPDGVPSSLEVHVSGCHLRLDPKEPGRVLVNGDWENLPFQAMNSSMLIFRRGWDTVVSCPFGLHVTYAPGIRVVLDLPAAYMGHVMGLCGDYNGDPMDDLQVPGIVLGTKLPEDALAWAFGHSYLVGSPTGCLNAADKMPPLPPSCVTLLTTSTPAHFANICDILLDPLGPFQLCHEMLAPGPYVQDCMVDVCLGIGPCPMLSLYCETCQLLGGEVFPWRKSTLCSPLCPAHSHYALCAPGCSATCAGLKPPPGCDSGLCREGCVCDPGFVLSGAICVAPAQCGCLSAGRYLEPSVPLPPPSPTTGLCCRCHPGGRVACKPCRAAPGGPGFCLASEGLCYRTFDGTTFHLPGTCTYSLVGTSRRRLPGVWPLEVVLEKGPGTPKLRSVLLRVLGHRFRLALEDQGYITVSPRTGVRLLWLPHSLCSLRMPPDALLSPQPHCHSPPPPFSTSSLSCPFPFLFFFLIFIYL from the exons ATGTACCTGCTGAGCGGCCTTCCTTCTCCAGCACTGGTGCCGCAGGAGCTCACTGACTTCCGTGTGCTCCTGGGCACTGGTCCTGATGGTGTCCCGAGTAGCCTTGAAGTGCACGTGTCTGGATGTCACCTGAGGTTGGACCCCAAGGAACCCGGTCGTGTCCTG GTGAATGGAGACTGGGAGAATCTACCATTCCAGGCTATGAACAGCAGTATGCTCATCTTTCGCCGTGGCTGGGACACTGTGGTCAGCTGCCCATTTGGCTTGCATGTGACCTATGCCCCTGGGATCCGAGTGGTACTGGATCTTCCAGCAGCATATATGGGCCATGTGATGGGGCTGTGTGGTGACTACAATGGGGATCCCATGGATGACCTCCAGGTGCCTGGAATTGTGCTGGGCACCAAGCTGCCTGAGGATGCATTGGCTTGGGCCTTCGGCCATAGCTATCTGGTGGGTTCCCCGACTGGGTGCCTGAATGCTGCTGACAAGATGCCGCCACTGCCACCATCCTGTGTCACCCTGCTAACCACCAGCACCCCAGCCCACTTTGCCAACATCTGTGACATCCTCTTGGATCCCCTGGGTCCCTTCCAGCTGTGCCATGAGATGCTGGCACCAGGCCCCTATGTCCAAGATTGCATGGTGGATGTATGCCTAGGCATTGGACCCTGTCCCATGCTAAGCCTCTACTGTGAAACTTGCCAGCTGCTGGGTGGCGAAGTCTTCCCCTGGCGGAAGTCGACTCTGTGCA GCCCGCTGTGCCCCGCGCACTCCCACTATGCGCTGTGCGCTCCTGGTTGCTCAGCCACTTGCGCAGGGCTGAAGCCACCACCTGGCTGCGACAGCGGGCTCTGCCGAGAGGGTTGCGTGTGCGACCCAGGCTTTGTGCTGAGCGGCGCCATCTGCGTGGCCCCGGCTCAGTGCGGCTGCCTGAGTGCCGGACGCTACTTGGAACCCAGCGTGCCGCTGccgcccccttcccccaccactgGCCTCTGCTGCCGCTGTCACCCTGGTGGCCGAGTGGCCTGCAAACCCTGCCGCGCAGCCCCAGGTGGCCCAGGCTTCTGCCTCGCCTCAGAGGGACTCTGTTACCGCACCTTCGACGGCACCACCTTCCACCTCCCGGGCACCTGCACCTACTCATTGGTGGGCACGAGCAGGCGACGCCTTCCGGGTGTGTGGCCCTTGGAGGTGGTGCTGGAGAAAGGCCCAGGGACGCCCAAACTCCGCAGCGTGCTGCTCCGCGTGCTTGGCCATCGCTTCCGCCTAGCCTTGGAGGACCAGGGGTACATCACGGTGAGCCCCCGCACTGGGGTCCGCCTCCTCTGGCTGCCTCATAGTCTCTGTTCCCTTAGGATGCCGCCTGatgccctcctctctccccaaccTCATTgccactctcctcctcctcccttctccacttcctccctctcctgccccttcccctttctttttttttttttaatttttatttatttatga
- the LRFN3 gene encoding leucine-rich repeat and fibronectin type-III domain-containing protein 3 codes for MAVLPLLLCLLPLAPASSPSQPATASPCPRRCRCQTQSLPLSVLCPGAGLLFVPPSLDRRAAELRLADNFIAAVRRRDLANMTGLLHLSLSRNTIRHVAAGAFADLRALRALHLDGNRLTSLGEGQLRGLVNLRHLILSNNQLAALAAGALDDCAETLEDLDLSYNNLEQLPWEALGRLGNVNTLGLDHNLLASVPAGAFSRLHKLARLDMTSNRLTTIPPDPLFSRLPLLARPRGSPASALVLAFGGNPLHCNCELVWLRRLAREDDLEACASPPALGGRYFWAVGEEEFVCEPPVVTHRSPPLAVPAGRPAALRCRAVGDPEPRVRWVSPQGRLVGNSSRARAFPNGTLELLVTEPGDGGIFTCIAANAAGEATAAVELTVGPPPPPQLANSTSCDPPRDGDPDALTPPSAASASASASAKAADTGPPPDRGVQVTEHGATAALVQWPDQRPIPGIRMYQIQYNSSADDILVYRMIPADSRSFLLSDLASGRTYDLCVLAVYEDGATGLTATRPVGCARFSTEPALRPCGAPHAPFLGGTMIIALGGVIVASVLVFIFVLLMRYKVHGGQPPGKAKAPAPVSSVCSQTNGALGPTPAPPAPEPAAPRAHTVVQLDCEPWRPSHEPTGP; via the exons ATGGCCGTCCTCCCACTGCTCCTGTGCCTGCTGCCGCTGGCCCCCGCCTCGTCTCCGTCCCAGCCAGCCACAGCCAGCCCGTGTCCCCGCCGCTGCCGCTGCCAGACGCAGTCGCTGCCCCTAAGTGTGCTGTGCCCGGGGGCCGGCCTTCTGTTCGTGCCCCCCTCGCTGGACCGCCGGGCAGCCGAGCTGCGCCTGGCGGACAACTTCATCGCGGCCGTGCGCCGCCGCGACCTGGCCAACATGACCGGCCTGCTGCATCTGAGCCTGTCGCGTAACACCATCCGCCACGTGGCAGCCGGCGCCTTTGCTGACCTGCGCGCCCTGCGCGCCCTGCACCTCGATGGAAACCGGCTGACCTCGCTGGGCGAGGGTCAGCTGCGCGGCCTGGTCAACTTGCGCCACCTCATCCTGAGCAACAACCAGCTGGCGGCCCTGGCGGCCGGTGCCCTGGACGACTGCGCCGAGACGCTCGAGGATCTCGACCTGTCCTACAACAACCTGGAGCAGCTGCCCTGGGAGGCCTTGGGCCGCCTGGGCAACGTCAACACGCTGGGCCTCGACCACAACCTGCTGGCCTCCGTGCCCGCCGGCGCCTTTTCCCGCCTGCACAAGTTGGCACGGCTGGACATGACCTCCAATCGCCTGACCACCATCCCGCCCGACCCGCTCTTCTCCCGCCTGCCGCTGCTGGCCAGGCCCCGCGGCTCCCCCGCCTCGGCGCTGGTGCTGGCCTTCGGCGGGAACCCCCTCCACTGCAACTGCGAGCTGGTGTGGCTGCGGCGGCTGGCCCGGGAGGACGACCTGGAGGCCTGCGCCTCCCCGCCGGCTCTGGGTGGCCGCTACTTCTGGGCTGTGGGTGAGGAGGAGTTCGTGTGCGAGCCCCCTGTGGTGACTCACCGCTCCCCGCCGCTGGCGGTGCCTGCGGGCCGGCCAGCTGCCCTGCGCTGCCGGGCCGTGGGGGACCCCGAGCCCCGCGTGCGCTGGGTGTCACCCCAGGGCCGGCTGGTGGGCAATTCGAGCCGTGCTCGTGCCTTCCCTAACGGGACGCTGGAGCTGCTGGTCACCGAGCCGGGCGATGGTGGCATTTTCACTTGCATTGCGGCCAATGCTGCTGGCGAGGCCACCGCTGCTGTTGAGTTGACTGTGggtccccccccacctccccagctaGCCAACAGCACCAGTTGTGACCCCCCGCGGGACGGGGATCCTGATGCCCTCACCCCGCCCTCTGCCGCCTcagcctccgcctccgcctccgccaaGGCAGCTGACACTGGGCCCCCTCCCGACCGTGGTGTCCAGGTGACTGAGCACGGGGCCACCGCTGCTCTTGTCCAGTGGCCGGATCAGCGGCCTATCCCAGGCATCCGCATGTACCAGATCCAGTACAACAGCTCAGCCGACGACATCCTCGTCTACAG GATGATTCCCGCCGACAGCCGCTCCTTCTTGTTGTCGGACCTGGCGTCGGGCCGCACCTACGATCTGTGCGTGCTGGCGGTGTACGAGGACGGCGCCACCGGGCTGACGGCCACGCGGCCCGTGGGCTGCGCCCGCTTCTCCACCGAGCCGGCGCTGCGGCCCTGCGGGGCCCCGCACGCACCCTTCCTGGGCGGCACCATGATCATCGCCCTTGGCGGAGTCATCGTGGCCTCGGTACTGGTCTTCATCTTCGTGCTGCTCATGCGCTACAAGGTGCACGGCGGCCAGCCCCCGGGCAAGGCCAAGGCACCTGCACCCGTCAGCAGCGTTTGTTCGCAGACCAACGGCGCCCTGGGCCCCACGCCGGCGCCGCCCGCCCCTGAGCCCGCTGCGCCCAGGGCCCACACCGTGGTCCAGCTGGACTGTGAGCCCTGGAGGCCCAGCCACGAACCCACGGGACCCTAG